One Rhinolophus sinicus isolate RSC01 linkage group LG06, ASM3656204v1, whole genome shotgun sequence DNA window includes the following coding sequences:
- the CLDN19 gene encoding claudin-19, whose product MANSGLQLLGYFLALGGWVGIIASTALPQWKQSSYAGDAIITAVGLYEGLWMSCASQSTGQVQCKLYDSLLALEGHIQSARALMVVAVLLGFVGMVLSVVGMKCTRVGDSNPTAKGRIAISGGALFLLAGLCTLTAVSWYATLVTQEFFNPSTPVNARYEFGPALFVGWASAGLAMLGGSFLCCTCPEPQRADSNPQPYRPGPSTAAREPIVKLSASAKGPLGV is encoded by the exons ATGGCCAACTCAGGCCTCCAGCTCCTGGGCTACTTTCTGGCCCTGGGAGGCTGGGTGGGCATCATTGCCAGCACAGCCCTCCCGCAGTGGAAGCAGTCCTCTTACGCTGGCGATGCCATCATCACCGCTGTGGGTCTCTACGAAGGGCTCTGGATGTCCTGCGCCTCCCAGAGCACCGGACAGGTTCAGTGCAAGCTCTACGACTCACTGCTCGCTCTGGAAG GTCACATCCAGTCTGCACGAGCCCTGATGGTGGTGGCCGTCCTCCTGGGCTTCGTGGGCATGGTCCTCAGTGTCGTCGGCATGAAGTGCACCCGGGTTGGAGACAGCAACCCCACCGCCAAGGGGCGCATCGCCATCTCTGGGGGTGCCCTCTTCCTCCTGGCGG GCCTCTGCACTCTGACCGCTGTCTCATGGTACGCCACTCTGGTGACCCAGGAGTTCTTCAACCCGAGCACACCTGTCAATGCTAG GTACGAGTTTGGCCCGGCCCTGTTCGTGGGCTGGGCCTCTGCTGGCCTGGCCATGCTGGGGGGCTCCTTCCTCTGCTGCACGTGCCCGGAGCCCCAGAGAGCCGACAGCAACCCGCAGCCCTACCGGCCTGGCCCCTCAACTGCCGCCCGAGA ACCAATTGTTAAATTGTCTGCCTCCGCCAAGGGCCCCCTGGGTGTATAA